The Arvicola amphibius chromosome 11, mArvAmp1.2, whole genome shotgun sequence genomic interval GTAATTCTTCGGTTTATAGCTACCTTTTGCTTGACAGAGGATTGATAATTTTCAGATATGAGTTATTCGTAAACTTTTAGGATAGTTATCTACTATGAGTACATTTTGTTGCCGTACACTGCTACATTTAAAGTACCTTCCTTATTTCCAGAGAAAAGAAGCTACAAATTTTGTGGTTTGTTCTTTTATCTGTAAAACAAGTGTAGAATATATCCCACAGTTTGATTTCTACATTGCATATGCCTCATTGCTCTGAAAGGCAGCTGGGTACAGCATGAGGTGCACATCAAGAGGCAAGAAGTTTTGGAACTAAAGCAGTACATGGTTGTGGATTTGCCCATTTACCCTAATCACTTTAGGCATGTAATTGTTTTCCTTCTTGCATTATAAACCCTTCTTTCATAAATTCCAACTTCTGTCATTTGTAAAGATTTCTGACTCATAGTTAtttaatatctatataaaatatcatttaatatgCTATAGACTGTCATGGACttaaaagaagaacaacatttcTAGGTCTAAAACATTTTCAAGACAAAGATATTTCACACAGTAAACCGTAAATTCATTGACTTTTCTTTGGTAACATGTAGTacttaaaagacattttttttactGAGATGAGTATTGGTACCCACTCAGGGCTACAACTGCGATGTTAAATACAAGAATCTTGCCCCATTCATTCTCCTAGATGGGACATGCATACACCACCCCCTCTTTAGTATGATGAGATGATTGACTCTCAGTGTCAGAGCAAAACTATGTTCATAACTGTTTCAACTTGCTTCTGATCATCTTTCCTGTTTTTTGGTTGGatattatgtataataatatATGACTTGCCAAAGTCATAAAAGTACTTTCTGGAGAAATATGGCATAGCATTTTCACTAGTATTTTTGAAATTGAATCATGTGCATTGTGTAAAATATGTCAGTAATTGCATTAAGGAGTAGACACTGACAATATAGAAAATTGGAAAATTCTGTAAGATATTTTTGTTGTATCTGATTATCTGAATTTATCTCATCTCTACATATTATttccagatgaaaaagacctattaaaatattcattccaatgtaattttaattccttttcagcTCATACAGGATCCAGATGTCAAGACAAAACTCAAGGTTCAGGCCTTAATATATCCTGCTCTTCAGGCTCTTGATATAAATTTACCATCGTATCGAGAAGGCTCGTATTTCCCATTTTTAACCCCCTCAGTGATGGCCAGGTTCTGGAGTGAATACTTTACTACAGATCGAACCCTGGAGAAAGCCATGCTTCTCAACCAACATGTACCTCTGGAATCCAGCCATCTGTTCCAATTTGTAAACTGGAGTTCCTTACTCCCTGAGAGATATAAGAAAGGTCACGTCTACAAGAGTCCCACTCCTGGTAGTTCTGAACTGTCTAAAAAGTACTCAGGGTTCCTAGATGTGAAGGCTTGCCCTCTGTTGGCCAACGACAACACTTTGAGTCACTTACCTCTGACCTATATCATCACTTGTCAGTATGATGTCCTAAGAGATGATGGACTCATGTATGTCACGCGGCTTCAGAATGTTGGAGTTCAGGTGACACATCACCACATTGAGGATGGATTCCATGCAGCGCTTACCCTTCATGGTTTTAAAATTGCACACAAGATGCAAAATCAGTACTTGACTTGGCTTATGAAAAATCTATAGCAAAAGCTACTCACTGATTTGTTGAAGatacataaataacaaaaaaggaataaactAGGAAAAACCATGATTCTGAGGTTTCATATCCTGTTTAAAACCTCTGTTGTTCCTAAGGAGTTGGTAGCTTCTgtgttttgttactgttatttattattaacaGACATCTTTCTATTGTATCCCTCCTCCTGTATTTACCTACAGAAACACACCTGCAAACCAGGTTTTATGTAGGTACAGACAATCCAAATTCATGTGCTTGTGAAGCAGGTgcgttacccactgagccatgtgtcCAGGTCCAGATTCTGTAACAATTCTACGGTGCTCTTTTCCTATCCATTAttattacacctgtaagaaaaTTGGGGCTTAACGAAGTGAAACAATaacatatgttttattattattattattattattattattacaaattttaacctcttcccctcctcccatttcattccccttcctccataccccctccccctccatctccagtccaaaaagcagtcagggttccctgccctgtgggaatttcaaggtcctcccacctccatccaggtctaggaaggtgaggatccaaacagactaggttcccacaaagccagtacatgcagtagaatcaaaacccagtgccattgtccttgtcttctcagtcagccctccttatcagccacattcagagtgtctggtttgatcacatgctccatcagtcccagttcagctggccttggtgagttcccattagatcagccccactatcacagtgggtgggccctgacttccttgctcatgctctccctccttctgctcctcatttggaccttgggagctcagtccaatgctcccatgtgggtctctgtctctatctccatccatcgccagatgaagcttctattgtgatatgcatgatattcatcagtgtggttatagtATAggggcagttcaggcaccctctcctcagctgctcacggaacaagctggggatatctccttagacaccttggtacccctctagagtccagtcttttgccaaccctcaaatggctctcttaatgaagatatatacttccctgctcccatatccactcttcctccattccaactgtcccattcccccaaactctccccatcctccccttctcacttctctctccccatctccccttacctgcATCCCACCCCGGCCTCCAAATTCTCAATATTTtccaggcaatcttgtctacttccaatatccaggaggatcactacatgtttttctttgggttcaccttcctatttagcttctctaggatcatgaattataggctcaatgtcctttatttatggctagaatccactaatgagtgagtacataccatatttatctttttgggtctggattccctcactcaggatagtgttttctatttccatccatttgcatgcaaaatcaaaatgtcattttttttttttttaccgctgagtagtactctaatgtgcatatattccacactttctttatccattcttccattgaggggcatctaggttatttctaggttctgactattacaaataatgctgctataaacatagttgaacaaatgctttggtagtatgatagggcatctcttgggtatattcttaagagtggtattgctgggtcctagggtaggttgatcctgaatttcctgagaaaccgccacactgatttccaaagtggttgcacaagtttgcattcccaccagcaatggatgagtgttccccttactccacaacctctccagcaaaggctatcattggtgtttttgattttagccattctgacagatgtaagatggtatctcaaagttgttttgatttgcatttccttgatcgctaaggaggttgagcatgaccttaagtgtcttttggccatttgaacttcttcagttgagaattctctgttcagatcagtagcccatttttaattggattaattagcattttaaagtctagtttcttgagttctttatatattttagagatcagacctttgtctgttgcggggttggtgaagatctcccaatcagtaggttgcctttatGTCTTAAtgtcagtgtcctttgctttacagaagcttctcagttttaggagttGAGCTGGTGAAgtgtcgctagatgtctgagttattgggggcattgttggactccatagtttgtgattttccttctagtactttctgtaaggctgggtttgtggctacatattatttaaatctgtttttgtcttgaaataccttgttttctccatcgattgtgaaagaaagctttgctaggtatagtagtctgggcttacatccatggtctcttagtgtctgctgcACATCTATCCAagtccttctggctttcatggtgtCCATAGacaagtcaggtataattctggtaggtttacctttatatattacttgacctttttcctttgaagctcttaatattctttctttattctgtacgttttatgttttgattattatatggcgaggggatttttttttgatccagtctatttggtgttctatatgcttcttttactttcataggaatatccttctttaggttagaaaagttttcttctataattttcttaaatatattttctgggtctttgacctgtaattcttcttctacccctattattcttaagtttggtcttttcatggtgtcccagatttttcagatgttaagaatttgtaggatttgctcttttctttgatcaatgagtttatttcctctattgtatcttcagtgcctgagattcttttttctatctcttgtattctgttggttatactagcctctgtagttcctgttagtttacccagattttccatatccagccatccctcggtttgtattttatttattacctccattttggTCTTCAAG includes:
- the LOC119826542 gene encoding arylacetamide deacetylase-like, translated to MGKTILLLITVVLVAYYVYTPLPGDIEEPWKLILEIKTGKLFTNLASIAELLGINHYMSTIQFFLSLQEVPATSDENVTVIDTAFSSVPVRIYMPKRKSETLRRGLFYIHGGGWCLESAALSMYDLLARKTADRLDAVVVSTDYGLAPKYHFPRQFEDVYSALRWFLQEDILKRYGVDPRRVGVAGDSAGGNLAAAVTQQLIQDPDVKTKLKVQALIYPALQALDINLPSYREGSYFPFLTPSVMARFWSEYFTTDRTLEKAMLLNQHVPLESSHLFQFVNWSSLLPERYKKGHVYKSPTPGSSELSKKYSGFLDVKACPLLANDNTLSHLPLTYIITCQYDVLRDDGLMYVTRLQNVGVQVTHHHIEDGFHAALTLHGFKIAHKMQNQYLTWLMKNL